One genomic window of Daphnia pulex isolate KAP4 chromosome 12, ASM2113471v1 includes the following:
- the LOC124209313 gene encoding coiled-coil domain-containing protein 22 homolog, which yields MCSKILRHENSAGEKLKAALEHTVTSLRSIVEEIRTKEDTIQKLQTHIESMPPSVLTRTFYTQRILSIVANVKKQNEEMHRVLEDVKSVQREINSIQGKVERTFTVTDEIIFRMAKSDETAWRIYKYLISLQTDCSDIQKLVKESGNLSREIKDLEDQAETELRKNIATKIRRLQSDLEQIRTENQILEERVGTKI from the exons atgTGTTCTAAAATTCTTCGTCACGAAAAT AGTGCAGGCGAGAAGCTTAAAGCTGCACTTGAACATACAGTGACGTCCTTAAGAAGCATTGTAGAAGAAATTCGTACTAAAGAAGATACTATACAAAAACTTCAAACGCATATCGAATCTATGCCACCTTCAGTACTAACAAG aacATTTTATACTCAAAGAATACTGAGTATCGTAGCCAacgtcaaaaaacaaaatgaagaaatgcaTCGGGTACTTGAAGATGTAAAAAGTGTGCAGCgtgaaatcaattcaatacAGGGAAAAGTTGAGCGCACGTTTACCGTTAcggatgaaattatttttcgg atgGCCAAATCGGATGAGACTGCCTGGCGTATTTACAagtatttgatttcattgcaAACTGATTGCTCTGACATCCAAAAATTAGTGAAAGAATCTGGCAACTTGTCACGAGAGATAAAGGATTTAGAAGATCAA GCGGAGACCGAATTACGTAAGAATATTGCTACCAAAATTAGGCGACTGCAAAGTGACCTCGAACAGATACGCACGGAAAATCAGATTTTAGAAGAACGAGTCGGtactaaaatttaa
- the LOC124209314 gene encoding F-box-like/WD repeat-containing protein TBL1XR1-A — protein MESLSLIDAVMPDVVASRQQQTQNKQKPQVVKTEPPNSNGDEPMHSNRWEEETGVEIPASKSTVLRGHESEASRLSLETLATEVREWKSQIDDLQKELLVADPDLIDFMKGFLVEAKEKVLAMQNAFMEQLII, from the exons ATGGAAAGCTTATCACTCATTGATGCTGTGATGCCTGATGTTGTTGCAAGTCGTCAACAGCAAACACAGAACAAACAGAAACCACAAGTGGTAAAGACAGAACCACCAAATTCCAATGGAGATGAACCCATGCATTCCAATC GCTGGGAAGAGGAAACAGGAGTAGAGATACCTGCCAGCAAATCAACTGTACTTCGTGGCCATGAATCTGAAGCGAGCAGGCTGAGTCTTGAGACACTGGCAACAGAAGTTCGAGAATGGAAATCACAGATTGATGACCTTCAGAAGGAATTGTTAGTTGCAGATCCCGATCTTATCGATTTTATGAAAG GATTTCTAGTTGAAGCAAAGGAGAAAGTGTTGGCAATGCAGAATGCATTCATGGAAcaattaatcatttaa